In Paenibacillus sp. FSL R7-0345, a single window of DNA contains:
- a CDS encoding Lrp/AsnC family transcriptional regulator, which yields MDEIDHNILLHLQDQARLSMTELGKLVGLSQPAVTERVKRMEEKGVIEQYRTVISSHKVGKQCTAYMLIRTRNCYPFLDFCRSSPEVTECYRISGEHNYLLKVLTETTQGLEEFENRCDQYGTYTTMIVMSSPIAYKNLIEEPNLLA from the coding sequence TTGGACGAAATCGATCATAACATCCTGCTCCATTTGCAGGATCAGGCAAGATTATCAATGACAGAATTAGGAAAGCTGGTAGGGCTGTCTCAGCCAGCCGTAACTGAACGTGTGAAACGCATGGAAGAAAAGGGGGTTATCGAGCAATACCGGACAGTCATTTCTTCGCATAAAGTGGGTAAGCAATGCACCGCCTATATGCTGATCAGGACCCGGAATTGCTATCCTTTCCTTGATTTTTGCCGTTCGTCACCGGAGGTCACGGAATGTTACCGGATAAGCGGAGAGCATAATTATTTATTGAAGGTCCTGACGGAAACAACCCAGGGCCTGGAGGAATTTGAAAACCGGTGCGATCAATACGGAACCTATACGACTATGATCGTAATGTCTTCACCAATC